From the genome of Pseudomonas sp. AB6, one region includes:
- the flgC gene encoding flagellar basal body rod protein FlgC, with protein MSLASVFSIAGSGMSAQTTRLNTVASNIANAETVSSSAGQTYRARHPVFATVMEGQADGDSGSLFGSQDQAGQGVQVAGIVQDQSNLDARYEPNHPAADKNGYVYYPNVNVVQEMADMISASRSFQINADMMNTAKTMMQKVLTLGQ; from the coding sequence ATGTCCCTTGCCAGCGTTTTTAGCATTGCCGGTAGCGGCATGAGTGCGCAAACCACACGGCTTAACACTGTGGCCAGTAACATTGCCAATGCTGAAACGGTTTCGTCGAGCGCCGGTCAAACCTATCGCGCCCGTCATCCGGTGTTTGCAACCGTCATGGAGGGTCAAGCCGATGGCGACAGTGGCTCGTTATTCGGGAGTCAGGACCAAGCGGGGCAGGGTGTTCAGGTCGCCGGTATTGTCCAGGACCAGAGTAACCTCGACGCGCGTTACGAGCCTAATCATCCGGCAGCCGACAAAAACGGCTACGTCTATTACCCCAACGTCAACGTTGTGCAAGAAATGGCTGACATGATTTCTGCCAGTCGTTCGTTTCAAATCAACGCGGACATGATGAACACCGCCAAAACAATGATGCAGAAGGTTCTGACCCTCGGTCAGTGA
- the cheR gene encoding protein-glutamate O-methyltransferase CheR, whose product MSTGNLDFEQFRVFLEKACGILLGENKQYLVSSRLNKLMEQQGIKSLGELIQRIQTQPRSGLREQVVDAMTTNETLWFRDTYPFEVLKNKVLPEAIKGSPNQRLRIWSAACSSGQEPYSLSMSIDEFERTNIGQLKSGVQIVATDLSGAMLTNCKSGEYDSLAIGRGLSPERLQRFFDVKIPGRWAIKAPIKNRVEFRSFNLLDSYASLGKFDVVFCRNVLIYFSAEVKKDILLRIHSTLKPGGYLFLGASEALNGLPDHYQMVQCSPGIIYQAK is encoded by the coding sequence TTGTCTACGGGTAATTTGGATTTCGAACAGTTCCGGGTCTTCCTGGAAAAAGCCTGTGGCATCTTGCTGGGTGAAAATAAGCAATACTTGGTTTCCAGCCGTCTCAACAAACTGATGGAGCAGCAGGGCATTAAGTCCTTGGGTGAACTGATTCAACGGATTCAGACACAGCCGCGAAGCGGTTTGCGAGAGCAGGTGGTGGACGCCATGACGACCAACGAAACATTATGGTTTCGTGATACCTATCCGTTTGAAGTGCTTAAAAACAAAGTGCTTCCAGAAGCGATAAAAGGCAGTCCCAATCAGCGCCTGAGAATTTGGTCGGCGGCATGCTCCTCTGGGCAGGAGCCGTATTCGCTCTCAATGTCGATAGACGAATTCGAAAGAACCAACATTGGCCAGCTTAAGAGTGGCGTACAAATTGTTGCCACGGACTTATCCGGAGCAATGCTTACCAACTGCAAGTCGGGCGAATACGACAGTTTGGCGATCGGTCGTGGGCTGTCTCCTGAGCGACTGCAACGATTTTTCGACGTCAAGATACCAGGGCGTTGGGCGATCAAGGCGCCGATTAAAAATCGGGTGGAGTTTCGCTCATTTAACTTGCTCGACAGCTATGCCAGCTTGGGTAAGTTCGATGTTGTGTTCTGTCGAAACGTATTGATTTACTTCTCGGCAGAAGTGAAGAAAGACATCCTGTTGCGTATTCATAGCACGCTCAAGCCGGGCGGCTATCTATTCCTTGGCGCTTCTGAAGCGCTCAACGGTTTGCCGGACCATTACCAGATGGTGCAATGCAGTCCGGGGATTATTTACCAAGCTAAGTAA
- the flgE gene encoding flagellar hook protein FlgE — MSFNIGLSGLYAANKSLDVTGNNIANVATTGFKSSRTEFQDQYSAAISGASGSTNTGSGVRVATVSQQFTQGNLTTGTGRSLDLAIQGNGFFMVSNNGQKLYTRNGAFYPDKDGNVVSSSGDKLQGYSVDANGKVVTGVSTNLVIDSSNLTPKPSGLVTIASNLDSTATIPTVTPFDPANIATYNLPISTPVFDSQGNQHSLDQYFAKTGTNTWTMYTLVDGRNAANPATSPPTADQTQLVFNSDGSLKSSASTSSTPNVVVNADGTFTLKNWVPASQSGTPVVWAANGANANTAGIKINMLATTQTNAVSGVATKSQDGYATGQLAGLSVDSTGVLFATYTNSQSKVIGQVSITNFANAQGLISVGGSRWKEAFASGVPVTGAPESGTLGSIVGSALEDSNVDLTGELVSLIREQSNYQANAKTISTQSAIMQTTIQMVG, encoded by the coding sequence ATGTCATTCAATATCGGTCTCAGTGGGCTCTATGCGGCAAATAAAAGCCTCGACGTAACGGGCAACAACATTGCCAACGTTGCGACCACGGGCTTCAAATCGTCCCGCACTGAATTTCAGGACCAATACTCGGCAGCGATCAGTGGCGCTTCGGGCTCTACCAACACTGGCAGTGGTGTAAGGGTCGCCACAGTGTCGCAGCAGTTTACTCAGGGTAACTTGACCACCGGTACCGGCCGCAGCCTAGATTTAGCGATCCAAGGCAATGGCTTTTTCATGGTCAGTAACAACGGCCAGAAGTTGTACACTCGTAACGGAGCGTTCTATCCGGATAAAGATGGCAATGTCGTCAGCAGTAGCGGCGACAAGTTGCAGGGTTACAGCGTCGACGCTAACGGCAAGGTGGTGACGGGGGTTTCGACAAACCTTGTTATAGACTCATCTAACCTGACGCCAAAGCCTAGCGGTCTGGTCACGATTGCATCAAACCTGGATTCCACCGCGACTATTCCGACCGTTACTCCATTCGATCCAGCCAACATTGCTACCTATAATCTTCCTATCAGTACGCCGGTCTTCGACAGTCAGGGTAATCAGCATTCACTGGACCAGTACTTTGCTAAAACCGGCACTAACACCTGGACTATGTACACCTTGGTCGATGGTCGAAATGCTGCTAACCCAGCAACTTCGCCGCCAACGGCGGATCAAACTCAACTGGTGTTCAATTCCGACGGTTCGTTGAAGTCATCTGCATCTACAAGTTCAACACCTAATGTTGTTGTTAACGCGGACGGTACATTTACCCTCAAAAACTGGGTACCCGCCTCGCAATCGGGCACCCCCGTTGTATGGGCGGCCAACGGCGCGAATGCCAATACCGCCGGGATCAAAATTAATATGTTGGCCACTACTCAGACCAACGCTGTCAGCGGTGTAGCGACTAAAAGCCAAGACGGTTATGCGACCGGCCAATTGGCAGGTTTGTCAGTGGACTCGACCGGCGTTTTGTTTGCCACATACACCAACTCCCAATCCAAAGTCATTGGGCAAGTATCGATCACAAACTTCGCTAACGCTCAAGGGTTGATTTCAGTAGGCGGCAGCCGATGGAAAGAAGCTTTCGCCTCCGGTGTTCCCGTCACGGGTGCTCCGGAATCAGGCACGTTGGGTTCTATCGTCGGTAGTGCGCTCGAAGACTCTAACGTTGACTTGACTGGTGAGTTAGTGAGTTTGATTCGTGAGCAAAGTAATTACCAAGCGAACGCTAAAACCATATCAACTCAAAGTGCTATTATGCAGACCACTATTCAAATGGTCGGCTAA
- the flgM gene encoding flagellar biosynthesis anti-sigma factor FlgM, producing the protein MVIDFSRLNNTAPATSSSRSGTTKEIGTTVADSSNATPKASAASPSSGEAVHLSDEAQRLQSISDKVRSQPVVNSARVAELKQAVADGSYTVNSGRVASKLLNFEAQR; encoded by the coding sequence ATGGTCATCGACTTTAGTCGTTTAAACAACACAGCTCCCGCTACGAGCAGTTCGCGCTCCGGCACCACTAAGGAGATCGGCACCACCGTTGCAGACTCTTCCAATGCGACGCCCAAGGCCAGTGCCGCCAGCCCGTCCAGCGGAGAGGCTGTACACCTGAGTGACGAGGCTCAGCGATTGCAATCCATTAGCGATAAAGTGCGTAGTCAACCCGTCGTCAATAGCGCCCGGGTCGCTGAGTTAAAGCAAGCCGTGGCCGACGGCAGTTACACCGTCAACAGCGGCCGCGTCGCCAGCAAACTGCTTAATTTCGAAGCCCAGCGCTAG
- a CDS encoding flagellar protein FlgN — MHDTTLLQLINDDLAPAQHLLELLKSESLALHGRDLVLLEEILAQKQALVIMLEQRGRKRSQVLIDLKLSPDRDGLIQLASHSPVGEVLLAQGDLLASLMSDCRTCNQHNGVSIQLQQATTANQMKILTGGEAPTLYDNRGSTSRFTKPRPLSQA, encoded by the coding sequence ATGCACGACACTACTCTGTTGCAACTGATCAACGATGACTTGGCCCCCGCGCAACATTTGCTGGAGTTGCTAAAGTCCGAATCACTCGCCTTACATGGCCGAGACCTGGTTTTGCTGGAGGAAATCCTCGCCCAAAAACAGGCGTTGGTGATCATGCTTGAGCAGCGCGGTCGCAAACGTAGCCAGGTTTTGATCGACCTTAAATTGAGCCCCGACCGCGACGGACTTATTCAACTGGCGAGTCATTCGCCGGTAGGTGAAGTGCTCCTGGCACAGGGCGATTTGCTGGCGAGCCTCATGTCCGATTGCCGAACTTGCAACCAGCACAATGGTGTTTCGATCCAGTTGCAACAGGCAACCACCGCTAATCAGATGAAAATCCTGACGGGGGGAGAGGCTCCAACGCTGTATGACAATCGCGGGTCTACCTCTCGATTCACTAAGCCGCGCCCTCTTAGCCAGGCTTAA
- the flgB gene encoding flagellar basal body rod protein FlgB: MSISFDKALGIHEQALAFRAQRAEVLANNIANADTPNYKARDLDFAAVLAAQADKSKNGTFAMNTTNAAHIEAGGTGGMDATLLYRTPSQPSLDQNTVDGQVEQANYAQNSVGFQASFTFLNSKFKGLMSALRGE, translated from the coding sequence ATGAGCATCAGCTTCGACAAAGCACTAGGCATTCATGAGCAGGCGCTTGCCTTCCGCGCCCAGCGTGCAGAAGTGCTGGCCAACAATATTGCTAACGCCGACACGCCGAATTACAAGGCGCGAGACCTGGACTTCGCGGCTGTGCTCGCGGCGCAAGCCGATAAGAGCAAAAACGGTACGTTTGCAATGAATACGACCAATGCGGCACACATCGAGGCAGGCGGTACCGGCGGCATGGATGCAACCTTGTTATATCGCACGCCTAGCCAACCTTCGCTTGATCAGAACACCGTTGACGGTCAGGTTGAACAGGCCAACTACGCGCAGAACTCGGTAGGCTTTCAGGCTAGCTTTACCTTTCTCAACAGCAAATTCAAAGGGCTTATGTCAGCCCTGCGAGGAGAGTAA
- a CDS encoding flagellar hook protein FlgE: MSFNVALNGLHAAHKRLEVASNNIANVGTLGFKSSRAEFSALYSGALLGHSGSAIGGGVRLANVSQDFSQGEIGSSSERVLDLRIQGKGFFVVSDNGALSYTRAGAFIKDTDDYIVDNEGSRLQGYGVNDSGVIVNGVRADLKIDTRNMPAKVTTAIAQTINLDASLPSLSALPSFNPSDPATYSSVLTRTIQDGGAPGEAEVKGENVQGNQTIRIPATPAIPPADHELKQYFVKIDANRWTMHTLINGRHPIDPATTSPLVATITKQPDGSISLVSEGDWIKKTSDKEFPLTGWKPSRQVDGTWSASPAVNNGPIVLSLNDAAGSGVDDKGVVMNRRAPVFNAADITTFSKPFSTAIFDSLGNQHELTQYFVKDDTNSWKMHVLVNGRNPASPDRDVPMTANLSFNSNGSIRSITAQEGLSVENNRVTLSSWLPAKLIDAGKSSEKWITNGAQGSLAGTVIDLNNISQHNATTGRTAAQQNGHAAGRLEVISIGADGVIQASFNNGKSKSIGQLMLATFANEQGLVPDNNTRWKETSASGLANMDAPGLGGLGGIVSGSLEGSNVKLTNELVELIQAQTAYQANSKALSTEATLMQTLIQAI, from the coding sequence ATGTCATTCAATGTTGCGCTGAATGGGTTACACGCTGCCCATAAAAGACTGGAAGTGGCGAGTAATAATATTGCTAACGTTGGTACCCTTGGTTTTAAATCATCGCGTGCCGAGTTCTCTGCGCTCTATTCCGGCGCCCTGTTGGGGCATAGCGGTAGTGCGATAGGCGGCGGTGTGCGGCTGGCGAATGTTTCGCAGGATTTCAGTCAAGGGGAAATTGGCTCAAGTTCTGAACGGGTATTGGATTTGCGCATACAGGGTAAGGGGTTTTTTGTGGTCAGTGACAATGGGGCATTAAGTTACACTCGCGCTGGGGCGTTTATCAAAGACACAGACGATTACATTGTTGACAACGAAGGCAGTCGTTTGCAGGGCTACGGTGTTAATGACAGTGGCGTCATTGTTAATGGTGTTCGTGCTGATTTGAAAATCGATACCCGTAACATGCCCGCTAAAGTAACTACCGCCATTGCCCAGACTATTAACCTGGACGCGTCGCTGCCCTCGCTTTCTGCATTGCCGTCCTTTAATCCAAGTGATCCTGCTACTTATTCCAGTGTGCTGACTAGAACTATTCAGGACGGCGGAGCCCCCGGGGAGGCTGAAGTCAAAGGAGAGAATGTTCAGGGCAATCAGACGATACGCATACCGGCTACGCCCGCAATCCCTCCGGCAGATCATGAACTAAAACAGTATTTTGTTAAAATCGACGCGAATCGTTGGACGATGCACACCTTGATCAATGGTCGTCACCCGATTGATCCCGCCACAACTTCACCGCTGGTGGCAACGATCACTAAACAGCCTGACGGCAGTATTTCGTTGGTCAGCGAAGGCGACTGGATCAAAAAAACTTCCGACAAAGAGTTCCCGTTGACTGGCTGGAAGCCTAGTCGTCAGGTTGACGGTACTTGGTCTGCTAGTCCTGCCGTTAATAATGGGCCAATAGTGCTGTCGCTCAACGATGCAGCTGGCAGCGGGGTCGATGATAAGGGAGTGGTGATGAATAGGCGCGCTCCGGTATTCAACGCGGCCGACATCACCACGTTCAGCAAGCCTTTTTCCACGGCAATCTTTGACAGTTTGGGTAACCAGCACGAACTGACGCAGTACTTCGTGAAGGACGATACCAACAGTTGGAAGATGCATGTATTGGTCAACGGGCGAAACCCAGCATCGCCAGATCGGGACGTGCCAATGACCGCGAACCTAAGCTTCAACTCCAACGGCAGTATTCGATCGATCACTGCGCAGGAAGGATTGAGTGTGGAAAATAACAGGGTCACGCTGAGCAGCTGGCTCCCCGCCAAGTTGATTGATGCAGGTAAAAGCAGCGAAAAATGGATAACAAACGGCGCTCAGGGCAGCTTGGCTGGTACCGTTATCGATCTGAATAATATCAGCCAACATAACGCAACGACGGGCCGCACTGCCGCGCAACAGAACGGCCATGCGGCGGGGCGGCTTGAGGTAATCAGCATCGGTGCTGATGGGGTCATTCAGGCAAGTTTCAATAATGGTAAAAGCAAGAGTATTGGCCAACTGATGCTTGCCACATTTGCCAACGAGCAAGGACTGGTCCCTGATAATAATACCCGCTGGAAGGAGACCAGTGCTTCTGGCTTAGCCAATATGGACGCCCCTGGATTGGGAGGGTTGGGCGGGATCGTCTCTGGGTCATTAGAAGGCTCCAACGTCAAGCTGACTAATGAGTTGGTGGAGTTGATTCAAGCGCAGACCGCCTACCAAGCTAACTCCAAGGCGCTGTCGACCGAGGCGACATTGATGCAGACCTTAATACAAGCCATTTAA
- a CDS encoding flagellar basal body rod protein FlgF, which yields MDKLLYVAMSGASENAIAQKAHANNLANITTTGFQRDLEQARSMPVYGEVMPSRAYALSERPGTDFSEGAMMETGRDLDIAVKGGGWIAVQTPGGGEAYTSTASMNVDALGVLRTGNGLPVMGNGGPIAVPPQQQIEVGSDGTISIRSLGESPKVMAQIDRIKLVKPDLGNMEKGADGLLHTKDGKVAAADGAIQVESGFLHASNVSAVEEMTQVLALARQFELHIKMMKTAETNDESAARVLQS from the coding sequence GTGGATAAGTTGCTTTACGTGGCCATGAGCGGAGCGTCCGAAAACGCTATAGCGCAGAAGGCTCACGCCAACAACCTGGCGAACATCACTACCACCGGCTTTCAGCGTGACCTCGAACAGGCGCGTTCTATGCCGGTTTACGGGGAGGTAATGCCTTCGCGAGCGTACGCCTTGAGCGAGCGTCCAGGTACTGATTTTTCTGAAGGCGCCATGATGGAAACCGGTCGTGATCTGGATATCGCCGTCAAAGGCGGCGGCTGGATTGCGGTGCAAACTCCTGGCGGCGGTGAAGCGTATACAAGTACCGCGAGCATGAACGTCGACGCACTAGGCGTGCTGCGCACTGGCAATGGTTTGCCGGTCATGGGCAATGGCGGGCCGATTGCCGTGCCGCCCCAGCAGCAAATTGAAGTGGGGTCCGATGGCACCATCAGTATTCGCTCGCTGGGCGAAAGTCCGAAGGTGATGGCGCAGATAGACCGTATCAAGCTGGTGAAGCCTGACCTTGGCAACATGGAAAAAGGCGCCGATGGCCTGCTTCATACTAAAGACGGCAAGGTTGCCGCCGCAGACGGCGCCATTCAAGTCGAGTCTGGGTTCTTGCACGCAAGCAACGTGAGTGCCGTGGAAGAAATGACCCAGGTGCTGGCCTTGGCACGACAATTCGAATTGCACATCAAGATGATGAAAACCGCCGAAACCAACGATGAGTCGGCGGCGCGAGTCTTGCAGAGCTAA
- the flgA gene encoding flagellar basal body P-ring formation chaperone FlgA, protein MNSKTTFSRRMASFSRSLHCAVAALWFFSVCEPAQAVLLSVPDQLIGVTQGFLEFAVEDYQATTHLQGRYQIEVNTLDPRLTLPQCDKELTASLESPAQPIGRVTVKVRCEGTLPWTVYVPAQVHLFRQVVIVKRPLKRSSIIGEDDVYMAERDISQMPQGYMTSIDDAIGQKMTRQMINDQILTPLQLEQAEVIRKGDQVIITAKSGTLQVRMPGEALSDGAMSEQIRVRNLNSQRVIKARVTAPGQVEVAL, encoded by the coding sequence ATGAATTCGAAAACGACATTTTCCCGACGCATGGCATCATTTTCCCGCAGCTTACACTGCGCGGTAGCTGCGCTGTGGTTTTTCAGCGTCTGTGAACCTGCGCAGGCCGTGCTTTTAAGCGTGCCTGATCAACTTATCGGCGTGACCCAGGGGTTTCTTGAATTCGCTGTCGAGGACTATCAAGCCACAACCCATTTACAAGGGCGCTATCAGATAGAGGTCAATACACTTGATCCACGTTTGACGCTACCCCAGTGTGACAAGGAATTGACAGCAAGCCTTGAGAGCCCTGCTCAACCCATAGGCCGCGTCACGGTCAAAGTTCGTTGCGAAGGGACGTTGCCGTGGACGGTGTACGTGCCTGCTCAGGTCCATTTGTTTCGCCAAGTCGTGATTGTTAAGCGCCCTCTCAAACGCTCCTCGATCATTGGCGAGGACGATGTTTACATGGCCGAACGGGACATCAGTCAAATGCCTCAGGGCTATATGACCTCAATTGATGACGCCATCGGCCAGAAAATGACCCGGCAAATGATCAACGATCAAATTCTTACGCCACTGCAACTTGAGCAAGCAGAGGTCATCCGCAAGGGCGATCAAGTGATCATTACCGCTAAAAGCGGCACACTCCAGGTACGTATGCCTGGCGAAGCGTTATCCGATGGAGCAATGAGCGAGCAGATCAGGGTACGGAACTTGAACTCACAACGCGTAATCAAAGCTCGGGTAACCGCACCGGGACAAGTTGAAGTCGCCTTGTGA
- a CDS encoding chemotaxis protein CheV, translating into MAGVMDSVNQRTQLVGQNRLELLLFRLNGQQLYGINVFKVKEVLQCPKLTIMPRSNPVVRGVANIRGATIPIIDLAMATGAQALKDVSNTFVIITEYNTKIQGFLVHSVERIVNMNWEEIHPPPKGTGRDHYLTAVTRVDNQLVEIIDVEKILAEVAPTSEHISVGVVDIETQAKAVTLRVLTVDDSSVARKQVSRCLQTVGVEVVALNDGRQALDYLRKMVEEGKKPEEEFLMMISDIEMPEMDGYTLTAEIRSDPRMQKLHIILHTSLSGVFNQAMVKKVGADDFLAKFRPDDLASRVVARINAAK; encoded by the coding sequence ATGGCTGGTGTAATGGATTCGGTGAACCAGCGCACTCAACTGGTAGGGCAAAACCGCCTTGAGCTTTTATTGTTCCGGCTCAACGGCCAACAGCTCTATGGGATAAACGTGTTCAAAGTCAAAGAGGTGCTGCAATGCCCCAAATTGACCATCATGCCCAGGTCCAATCCAGTAGTGCGCGGCGTTGCAAATATTCGTGGGGCGACCATTCCGATCATTGATCTGGCGATGGCCACCGGCGCGCAAGCGCTGAAAGACGTTAGTAACACGTTCGTGATCATTACTGAATACAACACCAAGATTCAGGGTTTTCTGGTGCATTCGGTAGAGCGCATCGTCAATATGAATTGGGAGGAGATTCATCCGCCACCCAAGGGAACTGGGCGCGATCATTACTTGACGGCGGTGACTCGGGTCGACAATCAACTGGTTGAAATCATTGACGTGGAGAAAATTCTTGCCGAGGTAGCGCCTACTTCCGAGCACATTTCTGTCGGTGTGGTAGATATTGAGACCCAGGCGAAAGCAGTCACGCTAAGGGTCCTGACGGTGGATGACTCGTCGGTCGCACGCAAGCAAGTTTCGCGTTGTCTGCAAACAGTTGGCGTCGAAGTAGTGGCCTTGAACGATGGCCGGCAGGCGTTGGATTACCTGCGCAAGATGGTTGAGGAGGGCAAGAAGCCCGAAGAAGAATTCTTGATGATGATTTCAGACATTGAGATGCCTGAAATGGACGGATACACCCTGACCGCGGAAATTCGCAGTGATCCGCGCATGCAAAAATTACATATCATCCTGCATACTTCCCTGTCGGGTGTCTTCAATCAGGCGATGGTTAAGAAAGTCGGTGCAGACGATTTTCTCGCCAAGTTCCGACCTGATGATCTTGCATCCCGGGTAGTCGCCCGGATTAACGCAGCGAAATAA
- a CDS encoding flagellar hook assembly protein FlgD — MTTTTAVGQSVLDQLSKTSGTSATTNPTSALGKDAFLQLLVTQLKNQDPLTPQDNTAFVSQLAQFSNLEATQNLNTSVGSIATTYQSSQALQASSLVGRSVIVATGTAVVDTTKGMTGSVLVPASSSTVIKINDASGNLVSTIDLGIQQAGTSSFTWDGKASNGSVAPAGKYSVVATGTADGTATALTTYLPATVNSVTMGLAGAEMTLNLAGGTSVGLSNVKTIGI; from the coding sequence ATGACAACTACTACCGCCGTCGGCCAATCGGTCCTGGACCAGCTTTCAAAAACATCAGGAACTTCGGCCACTACCAATCCTACCTCGGCGCTGGGCAAAGATGCGTTCTTACAACTGCTCGTAACCCAGTTGAAAAACCAAGACCCGCTCACCCCGCAGGACAACACTGCGTTCGTGTCCCAGCTAGCCCAGTTTAGCAATCTGGAGGCGACACAGAATCTCAACACGTCAGTTGGCTCTATTGCTACCACTTACCAGTCTTCCCAGGCGCTACAGGCGTCTTCACTGGTAGGAAGGTCAGTAATCGTGGCAACCGGTACGGCGGTGGTTGATACTACCAAAGGGATGACAGGCTCGGTCTTGGTACCAGCCTCCAGCTCCACCGTGATCAAGATTAATGATGCCTCGGGCAACCTGGTCAGCACTATTGATCTTGGTATCCAACAGGCAGGCACAAGCAGTTTCACGTGGGACGGCAAAGCCAGTAATGGCTCCGTGGCGCCTGCTGGGAAGTACAGTGTGGTGGCCACAGGTACGGCTGATGGTACGGCTACCGCGTTGACCACTTATCTACCGGCCACTGTCAACAGTGTGACCATGGGCTTGGCTGGCGCGGAAATGACACTTAATTTGGCGGGTGGCACTAGCGTCGGCCTGTCCAACGTTAAAACGATCGGTATATAG